In Deinococcus yavapaiensis KR-236, a genomic segment contains:
- the dcd gene encoding dCTP deaminase: MSIRPDWWIRERAREGMIEPFSDRLVRTAENGGVISYGLSSFGYDLRAAPEWRIFVNAFNTVVDPKHFDVRSLVEYEGAECIIPPNSFVLTRSIEYLRIPDTVMVVALGKSSYARCGLVANVTPLEPGWEGHVTLEISNTTPLPAKVYANEGIVQLLFFEGERPEVTYRDRSGKYQGQTGVTLPKL; encoded by the coding sequence ATGAGCATCCGGCCCGACTGGTGGATTCGCGAGCGCGCCCGCGAAGGCATGATCGAACCCTTCTCCGACCGCCTCGTCCGCACCGCCGAGAACGGCGGCGTCATTTCCTACGGCCTGTCCAGCTTCGGCTACGACTTGCGCGCCGCTCCCGAATGGCGCATCTTCGTCAACGCCTTCAACACCGTCGTCGATCCCAAGCACTTCGACGTCCGCTCTCTCGTTGAGTACGAAGGTGCCGAGTGCATCATTCCCCCGAACTCCTTCGTTCTCACGCGCAGCATCGAATATCTGCGAATTCCCGACACCGTCATGGTCGTGGCCTTGGGGAAGAGTTCGTACGCGCGTTGCGGCTTGGTCGCCAACGTCACGCCGTTGGAGCCCGGCTGGGAAGGGCACGTGACCTTGGAGATCAGCAACACGACGCCCTTGCCCGCCAAGGTCTACGCCAACGAAGGCATCGTCCAATTGTTGTTCTTCGAGGGAGAGCGCCCCGAGGTGACGTACCGCGACCGCTCCGGGAAGTACCA